The Cannabis sativa cultivar Pink pepper isolate KNU-18-1 chromosome 8, ASM2916894v1, whole genome shotgun sequence genomic interval CtaaaaccaaaaacaaaaagaagaaaatatattGTTCTTTTAAGGCATCACGTGCATAATGCATGtatgtaaaattttattttttttttttgaatggcaTATATGTAAAACTAagtaatcttcttcttcttcttctcttttctcttctcttctgAACTCCATGATTCCTCTGAAAGTTCAACCGCACCACCTGTCTTTCTTCCTTTCCCAAAATATCCCTCTCCCTTCCTTTATCTATTCAGTCTCCCACAGACCCAGCAGGTGTCATTTCAAACCCAATCGTCACTGCTTTTCACATTCACCCTCTCCTATCCCAATCCCTCGCTCCTCCAACCTCACCTTCAACCCCCCGAGGGTCCTCAAAATTGAACCATTGTTTTTccaaaatgatgatgataaagACAAACCTTCGCCTCAGGTTGACGATTTGTCTTCAAGGGGAGTGGTGTATCAGAAAACTTTGGCATTGGTGGAGTGTTCCATGTTTGCTGCTCTCACCGGCTTAGTCTATTTTTTGAGTAATTCTTTAGCGATTGAGGTTCGATAGTATGAATTCAAAAGTGGGTTCTTTTTATTTCAGCTGATGAAACCAAAAtcatagtttatttttttttctttcaaagtattcttttttttttttggtaatagtTGGAATAATAGTTAAACGAAAAGTGGAATATGTATCTTAATTACTATCTATGATTCGAACAACTATCTTTGGTTACTTAAAACGGTTAGTTATGTCTGCACTTTTGATACTGTTATTAGTGTATAAAGTTTTTTATATGGCTTTGTGTGCAGAATTATTTTGGATGCTTCTTCTCACTTCCAATAGTGATTTCATCAATGAGATGGGGAATTCCAGCTGGAAGAAAGACTATGGTCTGTCACCATTAATGGCTTACCTAATGTGCCATATATGGAGAATTCTCGTATATATAGCTTGCATATGATTTTaagtaagttttatttttaactcTGATGGCAATAATCTTTCATCTTGGTAGGTGGCAACAACTATGCTATTACTTGTGTTGTCCGGTCCTGTAAAAGCATTAACCTACCTGGTGAGTcagttttcatttttattaGCTTATTCCCTAACACCTTTATTTGATTGCTTAGATAAGTAGGTTTGAGTATGAATTCTAAGGTTCTTAAAGAATTTAACTTATATTGTCtagtatatatttgtatatgacTTGGCAGAAGCACAAGAAAATTAATTGCTGTCACATCCCAGAACTATCTTCAGTTAATTTCTGATTTGTTTACTGGACTTAGCTTAGGATATAGATGCTGTGAAATATCAGTTTCTATtgtgtaaagttttaaaagttGCTTCAACAGAATTAATATCCTAAACAAGTTTATAGATGGATGATGACTATGATGAAAACATTTTTGTTTGCTGACAAATAAGTTGTGTGGCATGTTGAAGTCCTCTGTTGGGTAGAACTGTAATAAAAAAGAGAGGCTACTTTCACACAAATTTAGCTGAATTGTCTCTATCCCAAGTTCAAAATGTAGGTGGTTTATTGTCAGATCTCTCAAACAGAATCAAATTTATGGAATTTCTGAATCAACAAGGAACCAAACAGACATGGCTAGTGATTTATAGTAATCATATAGCTCGGAAAATACTCCTAAACATCTACTGGAAgctttattttgacatgattgGCATAATGGGTTTTTTTAGAGTGAGCTTGAATGTAAAACTCTGATGCATATGGTGCCTGAGAGGGATTACATCATccatgtgtgttttttttttcttttgttagtTACATTATCATTCTTTTTCTTCAATGATTTGAAGATTTGGGAATATTTTGAGAGGTTAGTATTGGACTTTAGATTGTTCGGTAGCTGAAATATTGGCGGAGTTTACTTTTTGAAAGCAAGTTTGTAACACTACATCTAATTTCAACACTGTAGAACTAGTGGAATTTCGCTTCACATAGTAGCAAGTTGTTTGCTTTCAAGATTATTAGATAATTCTGAAGAATAACTGAGGCCGGTCTTTGAGGAGATCGATTGGTTTTGTATGCTTAGTGGTGATTTTTTTATCAAGCTGCCTTCTAATGTCTGTTCTTAGGCTTCCAGAGGTGTCAACTGATAGAAAGGCAATTGGGATTGTATCATACTACATGtacttagataattattatactaTTGGAGAGAAGATGATTAAAAAGACAATTATTATTATACTATTTGAGTTCTGGGATTGTATTGTATATCTCCAAGGATTTGGTAGGAATAATGGTGTAGCAGGCTTTGtactgaaaaaatatatatttataggattaAAATTGTTACATGTGATTGGTGGTTTATCATGAATGCTGAGTTTTAGGAATCAGTTCAGCCCGATTATGATGAGGAATGTAAGCAGAAGGGTTAATACAAAATGAACTTATTGACTGTGGCTTATCATTTCTCCTTAAAATCATCGTAGGCTTTGAAGCTGAAGTTTTCGCTTTTTGCTAGACTTGGATTTTGATGACAAAATTTTAACATGGATTGGCTTTTTATTCTAGTCCATTTTGTATTATAAAATGCAATTGCTTACAATCAAGAGTTTGTAATCAGTATATTTGAAGAGTAAATGAAAATGAGCAACATTGAGATGATGTTTTCTAGTATTGTATTCATCAGTTGATTAACCTTACAACTCATAAGCTAATTTCATTCTCTGTGGCTACATCTTGTGCAGCTTAAGCATGGTCTAGTTGGTTTGACAATGGGTGCTTTGTGGAGGTATGTGTGATTCTTCTCTACGCAAAATAAAACATTGGGAAAACTATGCTTTGATgtttgaaaagaaaagaaaaaattacaaccttttatatgattatttattgtctTGTCACTTTGTGGTTCTAATATTGGTTACCAAGTCTGTATTATGCATAAATTTTCAGTTCAAGAATCAAAAAAGAGTTAGCTTTCTGTATGTTCCTCTAGTGTGGTTACTTTTAAGGATATATAATATAAGGACAGAATTATGAAACATCTTTTTTCAATTTCCTTCATAATGATAGACCCAAGATAGTAGAATAGGATAcaagagattaaataaaaggGTATTTGTGTCTTTGTATTAAGGGTAGTGTTCGGGTGGGAATAGAAGAGTATATATAGGATACTAAGGAGAATTGGAGGGTATGCAATGTATTGAGTAAAACTCTTTGCATCAAAGGGGCCTAGGGGCACCCATCTTTTGTAACTAGCTTTTCTCATACATTCAATATCAATCTTCTATAAATTCCTACTGTTTGGCTATTGTTCTATTGCTATTTAAATTAATTGTGTTTAGGAGTATACTTATCacataattttattgtttttatttttccttgTTGCATCTTTCAGGTCAGGATCAGATTGGAAGCTCTCAATTTTTCTATGCACAATTGTACTGTCCTCTCCTCGATTGTCTTAAATTTGTTTCAactcctttttttttataagaacaAGCTTATAATGTCTTTATATTAACAGGTCCGCGCTCTTGGTGCTGTCGGATATGTTTTGATTACTTCGTTTATAATCAGGGAAAACATATTGGCTTTGGTAATTAATCATCTATatctttagtttatttttgtgtGTTTGTGTATTTTCTTTTCTTGACATTGTCAGGAATTAACAAAGTTTTTGGTTCACTTGCAGATCACAATAAATATACATGCTTCTCTTACATTCTTGATCACTGCAGCAGGAGTTTATACAGTTCCGTCAATGAATACAATTTACATTATCTTCGGGGTTCTGGTATTTTCACATCTCAACCTCCTCTTATCTTAAGCCCCTCCATGTTTTTCTTATTCAGTGTTAACTTTGTCGTGTTCACTCGAACAGGTTTTTCTAAATAGTGGATCATTTGTGTTCCTGCTGCACCTGTTGTATTCTGTTTTCCTAACCAGGCTTGGATTAAGGGCCTCATTAAGAATGCCAAAATGGCTGGAGAAAGCAATATAATTTAGTAAAGCATTTGTAAAGATGAGTTAATTATTTGTTGGGGCGGCTAAATTAGTGGTATTCAGTTCATTCATCACATTTTTACTATCAGCTACCCTTTCAAGAAAATATGATTCCTGTAATTGTTAAAAGAAGTGCCAATATCATAGCTGTTATGGGACTCATAATAATGTAGTAGTGATATTTGGAATGCGGCTGCATTGGTAGTAAAGGGAGGAAATAGAATTAGACCAgagtaatttatttaaaatataaaataataaggaatatttgaaatgaaaatacttaataaattattatatttgtaacattttttaaatatctaagttgttTTTAAGCGGCGAGGACATTAAAATTCTGAAGTTTGTAACAAtatctaaattattttttagcaaCAAAACAACTAAATTATTACAATTGTAATGTTTAAAGTTATATTGTTATAATTAAAGTGTTCGTTTGGTACGTTGCgttgtgttgtgttgtgttgCGTTGCGTTGTCTTGTCTTGTGTTGTCTTGTCTTGTCTTGTGTTGTCTTGTCTTGTGTTGTCTTGTCTTGTCTTGTCTTGtcttagtattatttaatacaatacgatgtttggtattgacttgtattaattgattgtgtaaagttataatatatttttaatacattcgATCCCAACACCAACTATCGGTTCGGgtctcgggtctgggtctgcATCCGAGGTCCAGGATCCAGATCTTGGGTCGGGGTccggggtctgggtctgggtccaggtatcgttctacccttcaatgtattttattctaaaaacacttagctacctataaatgatacttcattaaactaatataattacagaaatgaggcctcaatcatttatctctattcagccaagctcgaaggagatcatcgtttcacttctaaatacctatagaagctatagatttcatatctatgattaacgctctcactcaattgtactatcatgttcccaagctGTATGTGTGACCCGAACCAAATGGTAGGCTTTAACTAACAACtttaagaacacaaataacactcttgagatcaaacctaatcatgtcaggatttttgatctaggatcaactagtgatattaacttagaaagatacaacggtaagattataatatattaataaggtcaatatcggtctcagtccaatgtatactccatacatccgatactagcatactttgccaatattctggaaagaacataacacttatccaatgtgtaagtgagctttatcgctgactatcacatcagtgtaaatccattgcactgatgaatcatgggacattaacttttgaagcatataatcacaattaccttccacaATGTTGTCAtcattgtaattgtgaataactatatgttctggatttaatagaaattgtatacattaaaccataaacgtGAAAACtatatgtaaacataaatgacttctaatcttctattgataacaaatcagattgtatttaaatggattttatttatagcataaaatcccaacatctAGTTCCCAAGGCATTGATCGAATCTTTGGCCGAACATATAACGACCCGCTCATTAGCAAGGTTTAAATCGCCAATAGATGATAGAAATGTGATGATTAACGATgaagctgttgggttttatgccctaaataaaactctttataatctgattagttatcaatataagaaatttgaagtgattgatgtttgcatgaattttacatgctaatggtttaatatgtttaatatgtgtattgcatttacacacagaatcagttaaatccagatcatatgtttattcacaattacagtatcgtcaacacagtggaatgtgattgtgatcatatgaatcaaaagacttggtccctgtttcatcagtgttattggatttacactaatgtgataatcagcaatgatgtgtacttacacttggagtaagtgttatgttctttccaggacattagtaaagtatactagtttcgaatgtatggagtatacattggactggaccgatattgcaactaagttaagatattacaaacttaccgttatatatatctttccaagtcaatatcggtagttgatcttaagattaaaagaatctaaatcctgatatgcttaggctcaactcaggagtgctattcatgttctttgatttattagttaagcctacttttaggtcaggatgatacgtatattttgggaacatgatagtatgattgagtgggagtgctgaacataaataaggaatctatagcttctactggtgtatagaagtcaagtgatgattcccttcgagcttagcaaatagaagtaaatggatgagctcttgtttaactgactaatcattagatcactaaacaccatttacaggtagctaagtgttttaaggggcaaaatacattgaggggtgagaacggtaaagaaatcccatctcgatgtagatcatctatatagaggatctttaaatcacaataagattataacaatggttaaatgagatagcatattgacatcgtggaacatataatatgctctatataagtctgagagtgcaattctaagttctaagagtggattcaacgaagaattaataagtaggaatttacttagtaaatttggttcacttattggaagctcagcatatagatccatggtcctcattctagttgagaacattctgcttgtaagactcattaattgattcgtgattgatcaattataattctaaagttagactatgtctaattttatgaattttcactaagtaggggtgaaattgtaaagaaaagagtttctgggtttatttatttattaatggactttatatgtctaattaataattaaattaaatgacaatattatttaataatctattttagttattaaatagttag includes:
- the LOC115698495 gene encoding uncharacterized protein LOC115698495 translates to MIPLKVQPHHLSFFLSQNIPLPSFIYSVSHRPSRCHFKPNRHCFSHSPSPIPIPRSSNLTFNPPRVLKIEPLFFQNDDDKDKPSPQVDDLSSRGVVYQKTLALVECSMFAALTGLVYFLSNSLAIENYFGCFFSLPIVISSMRWGIPAGRKTMVATTMLLLVLSGPVKALTYLLKHGLVGLTMGALWRSGSDWKLSIFLCTIVRALGAVGYVLITSFIIRENILALITINIHASLTFLITAAGVYTVPSMNTIYIIFGVLVFLNSGSFVFLLHLLYSVFLTRLGLRASLRMPKWLEKAI